A genomic window from Aquila chrysaetos chrysaetos chromosome 9, bAquChr1.4, whole genome shotgun sequence includes:
- the APH1A gene encoding gamma-secretase subunit APH-1A has protein sequence MGAAVFFGCAGIAFGPALALVLLTVAAEPLRVIVLVAGAFFWLVSLLLASLIWFISVHLSDREDAKLQYGLLIFGAAVSVLLQEAFRFAYFKLLKKADEGLATISEDGRSPISLRQMAYVSGLSFGIISGVFSVINILADSIGPGIVGIHGDSPYYFITSAFLTMALVLLHTFWGVIFFDACEKRHYWCLGLVVASHLLTSGLTFLNPWYEASLVPIFIITLCMGLWAFFTAGGSFRNILKCLSCKQEDDSRVMMYSALQVPFED, from the exons atgGGGGCCGCCGTCTTCTTCGGCTGCGCCGGTATCGCCTTCGGGCCGGCGCTCGCCCTCGTTCTTCTGACGGTGGCTGCGGAGCCGTTGCGGGTCATCGTCCTGGTGGCGGG ggcaTTTTTCTGGCTGGTGTCACTGCTCCTGGCGTCTCTGATCTGGTTCATTTCAGTCCATCTCAGTGACCGGGAGGATGCCAAGCTGCAGTATGGCCTCCTCATCTTCGGTGCTGCCgtctctgtcctgctgcaggaggcTTTCAGATTTGCCTACTTCAAGCTGCTGAA GAAAGCGGATGAAGGCCTGGCAACAATCAGCGAGGACGGCCGGTCCCCCATCTCCCTCAGGCAGATGGCTTACG TCTCGGGCCTGTCCTTCGGCATCATCAGCGGCGTGTTTTCCGTCATTAACATCTTGGCAGACTCCATTGGGCCGGGCATCGTTGGGATCCATGGGGACTCACCGTACTACTTCATCACATCCG CATTCCTCACCATGGCCCTCGTCTTGCTCCACACCTTCTGGGGAGTGATCTTCTTCGATGCCTGTGAAAAACGCCACtactggtgcctggggctggtggTTGCCAGTCACCTCCTCACCTCGGGGCTG ACGTTCCTGAACCCCTGGTACGAAGCCAGCCTGGTCCCCATCTTCATCATCACCCTCTGCATGGGCCTCTGGGCCTTCTTCACTGCTGGGGGGTCCTTCCGCAACATCCTCAAGTGCCTCTCCT GTAAGCAGGAGGACGACAGCAGAGTGATGATGTACTCCGCACTGCAGGTGCCTTTCGAGGACTGA
- the CA14 gene encoding carbonic anhydrase 14 isoform X2 — translation MLRALLLLGGLAPALPAGPHGQQHWPEGHPACGGRAQSPIDIRTRWAQPDPSLPPICPVGQPGTPAFTLSNNGHTAVLALPPSLRLQGLPRSFAAAQLHFHWGRPGHAGGAEHLLDGHRAPAEPCAEPLCPQMHVVHYDVERYTNASEAQHHAGGLAVLGVLLEVGADPHPTYDNILSHLGSIRYAGQTTAIPSFSVQDLLPPRLDLYYRYNGSLTTPPCFQSVLWTLFQQPVRISLAQLEQLQGTLYTTTAAEPEPQRLVDNFRVPQELNQRLVLSSFPRVPEGYSTGEVIAIIFGAVSSCLGLFLAIHFVAKRMRARRAPDQDVVFKASSHRTHSDDGPRP, via the exons atgcttcgtgccctgctgctgctggggggccTGGCCCCCGCGCTGCCCGCCG GCCCCCACGGGCAGCAGCACTGGCCCGAGGGGCACCCGGCATGCGGGGGCCGAGCCCAGTCACCCATCGACATCCGAACGCGGTGGGCGCAGCCAGACCCCTCGCTGCCACCCATCTGCCCCGTGGGCCAACCCGGTACCCCGGCCTTCACCCTCTCCAACAACGGCCACACCG CGGTGCTGGCACTGCCGCCCTCCCTGCGGCTGCAGGGGCTGCCGCGCAGCTTCGCCGCCGCTCAGCTCCACTTCCACTGGGGACGGCCCGGCCATGCCGGCGGTGCCGAACATCTCCTCGACGGGCACCGTGCCCCTGCCGAG ccctgcgcGGAGCCGCTCTGCCCGCAGATGCACGTGGTGCACTACGACGTGGAGCGCTACACCAACGCCAGCGAGGCACAGCACCACGCTGGCGGGCTGGCCGTGCTCGGTGTCCTCCTGGAG GTGGGTGCTGACCCCCACCCCACCTATGACAACATCCTGAGCCATCTCGGGAGCATCCGCTACGCAG GGCAGACAACGGCCATCCCCTCCTTCAGTGTGCAGGACCTGTTGCCCCCGCGCCTGGACCTCTACTATCGCTACAACGGGTCCCTCACCACCCCCCCCTGCTTCCAGAGCGTCCTCTGGACCCTCTTCCAGCAACCCGTCCGCATCAGCCTGGCCCAG ctggagcagctccaggGAACCCTTTACACCACAACAGCGGCCGAGCCGGAGCCCCAGCGCCTGGTGGATAATTTTCGGGTCCCACAGGAGCTCAACCAGCGGCTGGTGCTGTCATCCTTCCCCAGGG TGCCCGAGGGGTATTCGACAG GTGAAGTCATTGCCATCATCTTCGGCGCCGTCTCCAGCTGCCTCGGCCTCTTCCTCGCCATCCACTTTGTGGCCAAGAGGATGCG AGCAAGGAGGGCACCGGACCAGGACGTGGTGTTCAAAGCCTCCTCCCACCGCACCCACTCTGACGACGGCCCTCGCCCTTGA
- the CA14 gene encoding carbonic anhydrase 14 isoform X4 — translation MLRALLLLGGLAPALPAGPHWAYEGPHGQQHWPEGHPACGGRAQSPIDIRTRWAQPDPSLPPICPVGQPGTPAFTLSNNGHTAVLALPPSLRLQGLPRSFAAAQLHFHWGRPGHAGGAEHLLDGHRAPAEMHVVHYDVERYTNASEAQHHAGGLAVLGVLLEVGADPHPTYDNILSHLGSIRYAGQTTAIPSFSVQDLLPPRLDLYYRYNGSLTTPPCFQSVLWTLFQQPVRISLAQLEQLQGTLYTTTAAEPEPQRLVDNFRVPQELNQRLVLSSFPRVPEGYSTGEVIAIIFGAVSSCLGLFLAIHFVAKRMRARRAPDQDVVFKASSHRTHSDDGPRP, via the exons atgcttcgtgccctgctgctgctggggggccTGGCCCCCGCGCTGCCCGCCG GTCCGCACTGGGCATACGAGG GCCCCCACGGGCAGCAGCACTGGCCCGAGGGGCACCCGGCATGCGGGGGCCGAGCCCAGTCACCCATCGACATCCGAACGCGGTGGGCGCAGCCAGACCCCTCGCTGCCACCCATCTGCCCCGTGGGCCAACCCGGTACCCCGGCCTTCACCCTCTCCAACAACGGCCACACCG CGGTGCTGGCACTGCCGCCCTCCCTGCGGCTGCAGGGGCTGCCGCGCAGCTTCGCCGCCGCTCAGCTCCACTTCCACTGGGGACGGCCCGGCCATGCCGGCGGTGCCGAACATCTCCTCGACGGGCACCGTGCCCCTGCCGAG ATGCACGTGGTGCACTACGACGTGGAGCGCTACACCAACGCCAGCGAGGCACAGCACCACGCTGGCGGGCTGGCCGTGCTCGGTGTCCTCCTGGAG GTGGGTGCTGACCCCCACCCCACCTATGACAACATCCTGAGCCATCTCGGGAGCATCCGCTACGCAG GGCAGACAACGGCCATCCCCTCCTTCAGTGTGCAGGACCTGTTGCCCCCGCGCCTGGACCTCTACTATCGCTACAACGGGTCCCTCACCACCCCCCCCTGCTTCCAGAGCGTCCTCTGGACCCTCTTCCAGCAACCCGTCCGCATCAGCCTGGCCCAG ctggagcagctccaggGAACCCTTTACACCACAACAGCGGCCGAGCCGGAGCCCCAGCGCCTGGTGGATAATTTTCGGGTCCCACAGGAGCTCAACCAGCGGCTGGTGCTGTCATCCTTCCCCAGGG TGCCCGAGGGGTATTCGACAG GTGAAGTCATTGCCATCATCTTCGGCGCCGTCTCCAGCTGCCTCGGCCTCTTCCTCGCCATCCACTTTGTGGCCAAGAGGATGCG AGCAAGGAGGGCACCGGACCAGGACGTGGTGTTCAAAGCCTCCTCCCACCGCACCCACTCTGACGACGGCCCTCGCCCTTGA
- the CA14 gene encoding carbonic anhydrase 14 isoform X1: protein MLRALLLLGGLAPALPAGPHWAYEGPHGQQHWPEGHPACGGRAQSPIDIRTRWAQPDPSLPPICPVGQPGTPAFTLSNNGHTAVLALPPSLRLQGLPRSFAAAQLHFHWGRPGHAGGAEHLLDGHRAPAEPCAEPLCPQMHVVHYDVERYTNASEAQHHAGGLAVLGVLLEVGADPHPTYDNILSHLGSIRYAGQTTAIPSFSVQDLLPPRLDLYYRYNGSLTTPPCFQSVLWTLFQQPVRISLAQLEQLQGTLYTTTAAEPEPQRLVDNFRVPQELNQRLVLSSFPRVPEGYSTGEVIAIIFGAVSSCLGLFLAIHFVAKRMRARRAPDQDVVFKASSHRTHSDDGPRP, encoded by the exons atgcttcgtgccctgctgctgctggggggccTGGCCCCCGCGCTGCCCGCCG GTCCGCACTGGGCATACGAGG GCCCCCACGGGCAGCAGCACTGGCCCGAGGGGCACCCGGCATGCGGGGGCCGAGCCCAGTCACCCATCGACATCCGAACGCGGTGGGCGCAGCCAGACCCCTCGCTGCCACCCATCTGCCCCGTGGGCCAACCCGGTACCCCGGCCTTCACCCTCTCCAACAACGGCCACACCG CGGTGCTGGCACTGCCGCCCTCCCTGCGGCTGCAGGGGCTGCCGCGCAGCTTCGCCGCCGCTCAGCTCCACTTCCACTGGGGACGGCCCGGCCATGCCGGCGGTGCCGAACATCTCCTCGACGGGCACCGTGCCCCTGCCGAG ccctgcgcGGAGCCGCTCTGCCCGCAGATGCACGTGGTGCACTACGACGTGGAGCGCTACACCAACGCCAGCGAGGCACAGCACCACGCTGGCGGGCTGGCCGTGCTCGGTGTCCTCCTGGAG GTGGGTGCTGACCCCCACCCCACCTATGACAACATCCTGAGCCATCTCGGGAGCATCCGCTACGCAG GGCAGACAACGGCCATCCCCTCCTTCAGTGTGCAGGACCTGTTGCCCCCGCGCCTGGACCTCTACTATCGCTACAACGGGTCCCTCACCACCCCCCCCTGCTTCCAGAGCGTCCTCTGGACCCTCTTCCAGCAACCCGTCCGCATCAGCCTGGCCCAG ctggagcagctccaggGAACCCTTTACACCACAACAGCGGCCGAGCCGGAGCCCCAGCGCCTGGTGGATAATTTTCGGGTCCCACAGGAGCTCAACCAGCGGCTGGTGCTGTCATCCTTCCCCAGGG TGCCCGAGGGGTATTCGACAG GTGAAGTCATTGCCATCATCTTCGGCGCCGTCTCCAGCTGCCTCGGCCTCTTCCTCGCCATCCACTTTGTGGCCAAGAGGATGCG AGCAAGGAGGGCACCGGACCAGGACGTGGTGTTCAAAGCCTCCTCCCACCGCACCCACTCTGACGACGGCCCTCGCCCTTGA
- the CA14 gene encoding carbonic anhydrase 14 isoform X3, producing the protein MLRALLLLGGLAPALPAGPHWAYEGPHGQQHWPEGHPACGGRAQSPIDIRTRWAQPDPSLPPICPVGQPGTPAFTLSNNGHTAVLALPPSLRLQGLPRSFAAAQLHFHWGRPGHAGGAEHLLDGHRAPAEPCAEPLCPQMHVVHYDVERYTNASEAQHHAGGLAVLGVLLEVGADPHPTYDNILSHLGSIRYAGQTTAIPSFSVQDLLPPRLDLYYRYNGSLTTPPCFQSVLWTLFQQPVRISLAQLEQLQGTLYTTTAAEPEPQRLVDNFRVPQELNQRLVLSSFPRGEVIAIIFGAVSSCLGLFLAIHFVAKRMRARRAPDQDVVFKASSHRTHSDDGPRP; encoded by the exons atgcttcgtgccctgctgctgctggggggccTGGCCCCCGCGCTGCCCGCCG GTCCGCACTGGGCATACGAGG GCCCCCACGGGCAGCAGCACTGGCCCGAGGGGCACCCGGCATGCGGGGGCCGAGCCCAGTCACCCATCGACATCCGAACGCGGTGGGCGCAGCCAGACCCCTCGCTGCCACCCATCTGCCCCGTGGGCCAACCCGGTACCCCGGCCTTCACCCTCTCCAACAACGGCCACACCG CGGTGCTGGCACTGCCGCCCTCCCTGCGGCTGCAGGGGCTGCCGCGCAGCTTCGCCGCCGCTCAGCTCCACTTCCACTGGGGACGGCCCGGCCATGCCGGCGGTGCCGAACATCTCCTCGACGGGCACCGTGCCCCTGCCGAG ccctgcgcGGAGCCGCTCTGCCCGCAGATGCACGTGGTGCACTACGACGTGGAGCGCTACACCAACGCCAGCGAGGCACAGCACCACGCTGGCGGGCTGGCCGTGCTCGGTGTCCTCCTGGAG GTGGGTGCTGACCCCCACCCCACCTATGACAACATCCTGAGCCATCTCGGGAGCATCCGCTACGCAG GGCAGACAACGGCCATCCCCTCCTTCAGTGTGCAGGACCTGTTGCCCCCGCGCCTGGACCTCTACTATCGCTACAACGGGTCCCTCACCACCCCCCCCTGCTTCCAGAGCGTCCTCTGGACCCTCTTCCAGCAACCCGTCCGCATCAGCCTGGCCCAG ctggagcagctccaggGAACCCTTTACACCACAACAGCGGCCGAGCCGGAGCCCCAGCGCCTGGTGGATAATTTTCGGGTCCCACAGGAGCTCAACCAGCGGCTGGTGCTGTCATCCTTCCCCAGGG GTGAAGTCATTGCCATCATCTTCGGCGCCGTCTCCAGCTGCCTCGGCCTCTTCCTCGCCATCCACTTTGTGGCCAAGAGGATGCG AGCAAGGAGGGCACCGGACCAGGACGTGGTGTTCAAAGCCTCCTCCCACCGCACCCACTCTGACGACGGCCCTCGCCCTTGA
- the LOC115346434 gene encoding LOW QUALITY PROTEIN: uncharacterized protein LOC115346434 (The sequence of the model RefSeq protein was modified relative to this genomic sequence to represent the inferred CDS: deleted 1 base in 1 codon) yields MAARGSLAPVGLLWLCLAPAALLRLHQPQSVLVVEPGASVEIGCKADEDPETKFAVSWYRRGKDGPDLLLDGESGTKGRFSCTYGRNNVTLHIASAQPDDTSLYLCACLHINYWVFGSGTTLLVGDSWRAGSWVRVLAPHGAPQAPPQPVCAVGATAGPVLVSWPGEPPGVLGLGGGTGPLVSPMGMAGGPGGLCEVSFNTSGPPVRRSVELHGATGSCMTPGTWVLAGAGVLLLVSLCLSIRHLCSPTPMGHQPSTPIPPVSREDEGGLTYAQLSFATPGGPTP; encoded by the exons ATGGCAGCCAGGGGCTCACTGGCCCCCGTGGGGCTGCTGTGGCTCTGCCTGG CCCCggcagcactgctgaggctgCACCAGCCCCAGTCCGTCCTGGTTGTGGAGCCTGGAGCGTCGGTGGAGATCGGTTGCAAGGCTGACGAGGACCCGGAGACAAAATTTGCTGTGTCCTGGTACCGGCGTGGCAAGGATGGTCCTGACCTGCTCCTGGATGGTGAGAGTGGGACGAAGGGGAGGTTCTCCTGCACGTATGGGAGGAACAATGTCACCCTGCACATTGCCAGCGCTCAGCCCGACGACACCAGCCTCTACCTGTGTGCCTGCCTCCACATTAATTACTGGGTTTTTGGCAGCGGCACCACGCTGCTGGTGGGAG ACAGCtggagggctgggagctgggtgcGGGTGTTGGCGCCCCATGGtgccccccaggcccccccccagcct gtcTGTGCTGTGGGTGCTACCGCCGGCCCTGTCCTTGTCTCCTGGCCAGGGGAGCCCCcgggggtgctggggctggggggcggCACGGGGCCGCTCGTCAGCCCCATGGGCATGGCCGGGGGGCCCGGGGGGCTCTGCGAGGTGAGCTTCAACACCTCCGGGCCCCCCGTCCGCAGGAGCGTGGAGCTGCACGGGGCCACCG GCAGCTGCATGACCCCCGGCACCTGGGTCCTGGCCggggctggggtgctgctgctggtcagCCTCTGCCTCAGCATCCgccacctctgcagccccaCGCCGATGG GCCACCAGCCCAGCACCCCGATTCCACCAGTGTCACGGGAGGATGAG GGAGGGCTGACGTATGCCCAGCTGAGCTTCGCCACCCCGGGAGGGCCCACGCCGTGA